One Xiphophorus hellerii strain 12219 chromosome 1, Xiphophorus_hellerii-4.1, whole genome shotgun sequence DNA segment encodes these proteins:
- the LOC116718175 gene encoding tubulin alpha-1B chain-like isoform X2 translates to MRECISIHVGQAGVQIGNACWELYCLEHGIQPDGQMPSDKTLGGGDDSFNTFFSETGAGKHVPRAVFVDLEPTVIDEVRTGTYRQLFHPEQLITGKEDAANNYARGHYTIGKEIIDLVLDRIRKLADQCTGLQGFLVFHSFGGGTGSGFTSLLMERLSVDYGKKSKLEFSIYPAPQVSTAVVEPYNSILTTHTTLEHSDCAFMVDNEAIYDICRRNLDIERPTYTNLNRLISQIVSSITASLRFDGALNVDLTEFQTNLVPYPRIHFPLATYAPVISAEKAYHEQLSVAEITNACFEPANQMVKCDPRHGKYMACCLLFRGDVVPKDVNAAIATIKTKRTIQFVDWCPTGFKVGINYQPPTVVPGGDLAKVQRAVCMLSNTTAIAEAWARLDHKFDLMYAKRAFVHWYVGEGMEEGEFSEAREDMAALEKDYEEVGVDSIEGEGEEEGEEY, encoded by the exons ATG CGTGAGTGCATCTCCATCCACGTTGGTCAGGCCGGTGTTCAGATCGGCAATGCCTGCTGGGAGCTCTACTGCCTGGAGCATGGGATCCAGCCAGACGGACAGATGCCCAGTGACAAGACTCTTGGAGGAGGAGATGACTCCTTCAACACCTTCTTCAGTGAGACAGGAGCAGGGAAGCACGTCCCCAGAGCCGTTTTTGTAGACCTGGAGCCCACTGTCATCG ATGAGGTTCGCACTGGGACTTACCGCCAGCTGTTCCACCCTGAGCAGCTGATCACTGGGAAGGAAGATGCTGCCAACAACTACGCCAGAGGACACTACACCATTGGAAAAGAGATCATCGACCTGGTTCTGGACAGGATCCGAAAGCTG GCTGACCAGTGCACAGGCCTGCAGGGCTTCCTGGTCTTCCACAGCTTTGGTGGaggaactggttctggtttcacctCCCTGCTGATGGAGCGTCTCTCTGTGGACTATGGAAAGAAGTCCAAGCTGGAGTTCTCCATCTACCCAGCTCCCCAGGTGTCCACAGCTGTCGTGGAGCCCTACAACTCCATCCTGACCACCCACACCACCCTGGAACACTCAGACTGTGCCTTCATGGTGGACAACGAGGCCATCTATGATATCTGCCGCAGGAACCTCGACATCGAACGCCCCACCTACACCAACCTGAACAGGCTGATCAGCCAGATCGTGTCCTCCATCACTGCGTCTCTCCGTTTTGATGGTGCCCTGAATGTTGATCTGACTGAGTTCCAGACCAACTTGGTGCCATACCCTCGTATCCACTTCCCTCTGGCCACCTACGCCCCTGTGATCTCTGCAGAGAAGGCTTACCATGAGCAGCTCTCAGTGGCTGAGATCACAAACGCCTGCTTCGAGCCGGCCAATCAGATGGTGAAATGTGACCCTCGCCATGGCAAGTACATGGCCTGCTGCCTACTTTTTCGTGGTGATGTGGTGCCCAAAGACGTTAACGCTGCCATTGCCACCATCAAAACCAAACGCACCATCCAGTTTGTGGACTGGTGTCCCACTGGTTTCAAGGTTGGCATCAACTACCAGCCACCAACTGTGGTTCCTGGTGGTGACCTCGCCAAGGTCCAGAGGGCTGTGTGCATGCTGAGCAACACCACTGCTATTGCAGAGGCCTGGGCTCGGCTGGATCACAAGTTTGACCTGATGTACGCCAAGCGTGCATTCGTCCACTGGTATGTGGGTGAGGGAATGGAGGAGGGAGAGTTCTCTGAGGCCAGGGAGGACATGGCAGCTCTGGAGAAGGATTATGAGGAGGTTGGAGTCGACTCCATTGAGGgtgagggagaggaggaaggagaagagTATTGA
- the LOC116718175 gene encoding tubulin alpha-1B chain-like isoform X1, translated as MRECISVHVGQAGVQIGNACWELYCLEHGIQPDGQMPSDKTIGGGDDSFNTFFSETGAGKHVPRAVFVDLEPSVIDEVRSGTYRQLFHPEQLITGKEDAANNYARGHYTIGKEIIDLVLDRIRKLSDQCTGLQGFLVFHSFGGGTGSGFTSLLMERLSVDYGKKSKLEFSVYPAPQVSTAVVEPYNSILTTHTTLEHSDCAFMVDNEAIYDICRRNLDIERPTYTNLNRLISQIVSSITASLRFDGALNVDLTEFQTNLVPYPRIHFPLATYAPVISAEKAYHEQLTVAEITNSCFEPANQLVKCDPRHGKYMACCLLYRGDVVPKDVNAAIATIKTKRSIQFVDWCPTGFKVGINYQPPTVVPGGDLAKVQRAVCMLSNTTAIAEAWARLDHKFDLMYAKRAFVHWYVGEGMEEGEFSEAREDMAALEKDYEEVGVDSIEGEGEEEGEEY; from the exons cGTGAATGTATCTCAGTGCACGTTGGTCAGGCCGGTGTTCAGATCGGCAATGCCTGCTGGGAGCTCTACTGCCTGGAGCATGGGATCCAGCCGGACGGACAGATGCCCAGTGACAAGACCATTGGAGGGGGAGATGACTCCTTCAACACCTTCTTCAGTGAGACAGGAGCAGGGAAGCACGTCCCTAGAGCTGTTTTTGTAGACCTGGAGCCCTCCGTCATTG ATGAGGTTCGTTCTGGAACTTACCGCCAGCTGTTCCACCCAGAGCAGCTGATCACTGGGAAGGAAGATGCTGCCAACAACTACGCCAGAGGACACTACACCATTGGCAAAGAGATCATCGACCTGGTTCTGGACAGGATCCGTAAGCTG TCTGACCAGTGCACAGGCCTGCAGGGCTTCCTGGTCTTCCACAGCTTTGGTGGAGGAACCGGTTCTGGTTTCACCTCCCTGCTGATGGAGCGTCTCTCTGTGGACTATGGAAAGAAGTCCAAGCTGGAGTTTTCTGTTTACCCAGCTCCCCAGGTGTCCACAGCTGTTGTGGAGCCCTACAACTCCATCCTGACCACCCACACCACCCTGGAGCACTCCGACTGTGCCTTCATGGTGGACAACGAGGCCATCTATGATATCTGCCGCAGGAACCTCGACATCGAACGCCCCACCTACACCAACCTGAACAGGCTGATCAGCCAGATCGTGTCCTCCATCACTGCGTCTCTCCGTTTTGATGGTGCCCTGAATGTTGATCTGACTGAGTTCCAGACCAACTTGGTGCCATACCCTCGTATCCACTTCCCTCTGGCCACCTACGCCCCTGTGATCTCTGCAGAGAAGGCTTACCATGAGCAGCTCACTGTAGCTGAGATCACAAATTCCTGCTTCGAGCCGGCCAATCAGTTGGTGAAATGTGACCCTCGCCATGGCAAGTACATGGCCTGCTGCCTCTTGTACCGTGGCGACGTGGTGCCCAAAGATGTCAACGCTGCCATTGCCACCATCAAAACCAAACGCTCCATCCAGTTTGTGGACTGGTGTCCCACTGGTTTCAAGGTTGGCATCAACTACCAGCCACCAACTGTGGTTCCTGGTGGTGACCTCGCCAAGGTCCAGAGGGCTGTGTGCATGCTGAGCAACACCACTGCTATTGCAGAGGCCTGGGCTCGGCTGGATCACAAGTTTGACCTGATGTACGCCAAGCGTGCGTTCGTCCACTGGTATGTGGGTGAGGGAATGGAGGAGGGAGAGTTCTCCGAGGCCAGGGAGGACATGGCAGCTCTGGAGAAGGATTATGAGGAG GTTGGAGTCGACTCCATTGAGGgtgagggagaggaggaaggagaagagTATTGA
- the LOC116718187 gene encoding tubulin alpha-1A chain: MRECISIHVGQAGVQIGNACWELYCLEHGIQPDGQMPSDKTIGGGDDSFNTFFSETGAGKHVPRAVFVDLEPTVIDEVRSGTYRQLFHPEQLITGKEDAANNYARGHYTIGKEIIDLVLDRIRKLADQCTGLQGFLVFHSFGGGTGSGFTSLLMERLSVDYGKKSKLEFSIYPAPQVSTAVVEPYNSILTTHTTLEHSDCAFMVDNEAIYDICRRNLDIERPTYTNLNRLIGQIVSSITASLRFDGALNVDLTEFQTNLVPYPRIHFPLATYAPVISAEKAYHEQLSVAEITNACFEPANQMVKCDPRHGKYMACCLLYRGDVVPKDVNAAIATIKTKRTIQFVDWCPTGFKVGINYQPPTVVPGGDLAKVQRAVCMLSNTTAIAEAWARLDHKFDLMYAKRAFVHWYVGEGMEEGEFSEAREDMAALEKDYEEVGVDSIEGEGEEEGEEY, translated from the exons ATG CGTGAGTGCATCTCCATCCACGTTGGTCAGGCCGGTGTTCAGATCGGCAATGCCTGCTGGGAGCTCTACTGCCTGGAGCATGGGATCCAGCCGGACGGACAGATGCCCAGTGACAAGACCATTGGAGGAGGAGATGACTCCTTCAACACCTTCTTCAGTGAGACAGGAGCAGGGAAGCACGTCCCCAGAGCCGTTTTTGTAGACCTGGAGCCCACTGTCATCG ATGAGGTTCGTTCTGGAACTTACCGCCAGCTGTTCCACCCAGAGCAGCTGATCACTGGGAAGGAAGATGCTGCCAACAACTACGCCAGAGGGCACTACACCATTGGCAAAGAGATCATCGACCTGGTTCTGGACAGGATCCGAAAACTG GCTGACCAGTGCACAGGCCTGCAGGGCTTCCTGGTCTTCCACAGCTTTGGTGGAGGAACCGGTTCTGGTTTCACCTCCCTGCTGATGGAACGTCTCTCTGTGGACTATGGAAAGAAGTCCAAGCTGGAGTTCTCCATCTACCCAGCTCCCCAGGTGTCCACAGCTGTCGTGGAGCCCTACAACTCCATCCTGACCACCCACACCACCCTGGAACACTCCGACTGTGCCTTCATGGTGGACAACGAGGCCATCTATGATATCTGCCGCAGGAACCTCGACATCGAACGCCCCACCTACACCAACCTGAACAGGCTGATCGGCCAGATCGTGTCCTCCATCACGGCGTCTCTCCGTTTTGATGGTGCCCTGAATGTTGATCTGACTGAGTTCCAGACCAACTTGGTGCCATACCCTCGTATCCACTTCCCTCTGGCCACCTACGCCCCTGTGATCTCTGCAGAGAAGGCTTACCATGAGCAGCTCTCAGTGGCTGAGATCACAAACGCCTGCTTCGAGCCGGCCAATCAGATGGTGAAATGTGACCCTCGCCACGGCAAGTACATGGCCTGCTGCCTCTTGTACCGTGGTGATGTGGTGCCCAAAGATGTCAATGCTGCCATTGCCACCATCAAAACCAAACGCACCATCCAGTTTGTGGACTGGTGTCCCACTGGTTTCAAGGTTGGCATCAACTACCAGCCACCAACTGTGGTTCCTGGTGGTGACCTCGCCAAGGTCCAGAGGGCTGTGTGCATGCTGAGCAACACCACTGCTATTGCAGAGGCCTGGGCTCGGCTGGATCACAAGTTTGACCTGATGTACGCCAAGCGTGCGTTCGTCCACTGGTATGTGGGTGAGGGAATGGAGGAGGGAGAGTTCTCCGAGGCCAGGGAGGACATGGCAGCTCTGGAGAAGGATTACGAGGAGGTTGGAGTTGACTCCATTGAGGgtgagggagaggaggaaggagaagagTATTGA